The following coding sequences lie in one Bos taurus isolate L1 Dominette 01449 registration number 42190680 breed Hereford unplaced genomic scaffold, ARS-UCD2.0 Leftover_ScbfJmS_295, whole genome shotgun sequence genomic window:
- the LOC101903895 gene encoding ankyrin repeat domain-containing protein 26-like isoform X2 — translation MEVRIKDLESELSKMKSLQEDSNKAELEKYKQLYLVECELIKSLEDKLDKTHQRLAVVSAKLQVEKQQKRSFFNTVSTRPVLEPPCVGNFNNPVVLNGNLTPRANLRFSTSVPRPSNNSMETYLTKMRRELDRSIARALREVCI, via the exons ATGGAAGTCAGAATTAAAGACTTGGAATCTGAACTCTCCAAAATGAAAAGTTTGCAAGAAGATTCTAATAAAGCAGAGTTGGAAAAATATAAGCAACTCTACCTAGTAGAATGTGAACTCATAAAGTCATTGGAAGATAAACTAGACAA GACTCATCAGAGGCTGGCAGTGGTCAGTGCCAAACTTCAGGTGGAGAAGCAGCAGAAGAGATCTTTCTTCAACACTGTTAGCACGAGGCCAGTCCTGGAGCCCCCTTGTGTTGGAAATTTCAATAATCCTGTAGTGCTCAACGGAAATCTTACTCCAAGAGCAAACTTAAGGTTTTCTACCTCAGTTCCACGCCCTTCGAATAATAGCATGGAGACTTACTTGACCAAG ATGCGGCGGGAGTTGGACAGGAGTATAGCTAGAGCACTAAGAGAAG TTTGCATCTGA
- the LOC101903895 gene encoding ankyrin repeat domain-containing protein 26-like isoform X1, producing MEVRIKDLESELSKMKSLQEDSNKAELEKYKQLYLVECELIKSLEDKLDKTHQRLAVVSAKLQVEKQQKRSFFNTVSTRPVLEPPCVGNFNNPVVLNGNLTPRANLRFSTSVPRPSNNSMETYLTKMRRELDRSIARALREGMLPKCMN from the exons ATGGAAGTCAGAATTAAAGACTTGGAATCTGAACTCTCCAAAATGAAAAGTTTGCAAGAAGATTCTAATAAAGCAGAGTTGGAAAAATATAAGCAACTCTACCTAGTAGAATGTGAACTCATAAAGTCATTGGAAGATAAACTAGACAA GACTCATCAGAGGCTGGCAGTGGTCAGTGCCAAACTTCAGGTGGAGAAGCAGCAGAAGAGATCTTTCTTCAACACTGTTAGCACGAGGCCAGTCCTGGAGCCCCCTTGTGTTGGAAATTTCAATAATCCTGTAGTGCTCAACGGAAATCTTACTCCAAGAGCAAACTTAAGGTTTTCTACCTCAGTTCCACGCCCTTCGAATAATAGCATGGAGACTTACTTGACCAAG ATGCGGCGGGAGTTGGACAGGAGTATAGCTAGAGCACTAAGAGAAGGTATGTTGCCAAAATGTATGAATTAA